From Triticum urartu cultivar G1812 chromosome 2, Tu2.1, whole genome shotgun sequence, a single genomic window includes:
- the LOC125540744 gene encoding transcription factor WRKY45-2-like has product MKSSSTMVVNGGSEMDALLTRQQELLAQLRALILPALRDADGRSVDLAVSLFDDVIDCIAGVMSRLHGISTQADGHGPATAFDHTDVDVISPNAGEGQEEKPMISNIGQKRRRNNDRRSRSLVTAVPHYDGHHWRKYGQKNINGRENARSYYRCAYTERNCSATKTIQQQDQNGSLNCEEEAAKYNVVYYGHHTCSNHSTINGTMNDPGMDLSQNEKMAGSVKEFQKFDQGDLDVPALIEVLDNAELNWNIIC; this is encoded by the exons ATGaagagcagcagcacgatggtCGTCAATGGCGGCTCCGAGATGGACGCGTTACTCACCCGGCAGCAGGAGCTTCTGGCGCAGCTCCGAGCGCTCATCCTGCCTGCGCTTCGCGACGCCGACGGCAGATCGGTCGACCTCGCCGTCAGCCTCTTCGACGACGTGATCGACTGCATCGCCGGTGTCATGTCCAGGCTTCACGGGATCAGTACACAAGCAGACGGTCATGGACCGGCGACGGCCTTCGACCACACAGACGTTGATGTAATTTCGCCCAATGCCGGCGAGGGACAAGAGGAGAAGCCTATGATCAGCAACATTGGTCAGAAGAGAAG GAGAAACAACGACAGGCGATCAAGATCACTTGTAACAGCTGTTCCACATTATGATGGCCATCACTGGAGAAAATATGGGCAGAAAAACATTAACGGGAGGGAAAATGCTAG GAGCTACTACAGATGCGCCTACACAGAACGCAATTGCTCAGCAACCAAGACAATTCAGCAACAGGATCAAAACGGCTCTCTTAATTGTGAAGAGGAAGCTGCAAAGTACAATGTTGTCTACTACGGTCATCACACTTGCAGCAATCACAGCACTATAAATGGCACGATGAATGACCCAGGTATGGACCTAAGTCAAAATGAGAAAATGGCGGGATCAGTAAAAGAATTTCAAAAGTTCGACCAAGGAGATCTGGATGTGCCAGCTCTAATAGAAGTGCTTGACAACGCTGAGCTGAATTGGAACATCATTTGCTAG
- the LOC125534793 gene encoding probable carboxylesterase 5, producing MAEDLPRLSPQSALKMDQRKTAAATHVSASDRFEPRTWKMARSGPPTFDIRLSFSPSHHTAENTRASYSVSTRFTLPQLNTRHANKSSPATKKDAAGEEDITVDLYTFIREYKGGRVERFLSSSYVEASEDAAANRGVATKDVIVDESTGVSARLFLPAAAAATGDRLPVIMYVHGGSFCTESAFCRTYHNYARSLAARAGALVVSVEYRLAPEHPVPAAYDDAWAALQWVASLSDPWLSDYADLGRTFLAGDSAGGNIVYNTAVRAASGGEHIDVEGLVIVHPYFWGVQRLSSSELEWDGVAMFTPELIDRLWPFVTAGRLDKNDPRVNPLDEEIASLTCRRMLVAVAEKDTLRDRGRRLAANMRDCCAWADDENAVTLVESEGEDHGFHLYSPLRATSKVLMESIVQFINQRTALPLPAALLPELHELHACGGKKMDSCLPILGVPARPYMDVLGYGMAMKVRQNKTNKRFSIL from the exons ATGGCGGAGGACTTGCCAAGGTTGTCACCTCAATCTGCTCTGAAGATGGACCAGCggaagacggcggcggcgacACATGTGAGTGCGTCGGACCGGTTTGAGCCTCGGACCTGGAAAATGGCTCGGTCGGGGCCTCCGACTTTTGATATTAGGCTTAG CTTCAGTCCCAGCCACCACACCGCAGAGAACACAAGAGCTTCATACTCGGTTAGCACTAGATTTACACTTCCTCAATTAAACACGAGGCATGCAAACAAGAGTTCTCCAGCTACCAAGAAGGATGCCGCCGGCGAGGAGGACATCACCGTCGACCTGTATACATTCATCCGCGAATACAAGGGCGGCCGTGTCGAGCGCTTCCTGAGCAGCTCATACGTGGAAGCGTCGGAGGACGCTGCTGCCAACCGTGGCGTGGCGACCAAGGACGTGATCGTCGACGAGAGCACCGGCGTGTCCGCGCGCCTGTTTCTTCCCGCAGCTGCCGCCGCAACCGGCGACAGGCTCCCCGTCATCATGTACGTCCACGGGGGATCCTTCTGCACGGAGAGCGCGTTCTGCCGCACGTACCACAACTACGCCAGGTCCCTGGCCGCGCGCGCCGGGGCGCTCGTCGTGTCCGTGGAGTACCGTCTCGCGCCGGAGCATCCCGTGCCTGCGGCCTACGACGATGCATGGGCGGCGCTTCAGTGGGTGGCGTCCCTTTCTGATCCCTGGCTTTCCGACTACGCCGACCTCGGGCGCACGTTCCTCGCCGGCGACAGCGCTGGCGGCAACATCGTCTACAACACGGCGGTGCGTGCTGCTAGCGGCGGCGAACACATCGACGTCGAGGGGCTTGTCATCGTGCACCCATACTTTTGGGGCGTCCAGCGGCTGTCCAGCTCCGAGCTAGAGTGGGACGGCGTCGCCATGTTTACGCCGGAGCTCATAGACAGACTCTGGCCGTTCGTTACGGCGGGCCGTCTCGACAAGAATGATCCTCGGGTCAACCCTCTCGACGAGGAGATCGCCTCGCTGACATGCCGGCGTATGCTGGTCGCCGTCGCCGAGAAGGACACCTTGCGTGACCGCGGGCGCCGGCTGGCGGCTAACATGCGCGACTGCTGCGCGTGGGCAGATGATGAAAATGCCGTGACATTGGTGGAGTCGGAGGGGGAAGACCATGGCTTCCACCTATACAGCCCGCTGCGGGCGACCAGCAAGGTTCTCATGGAGAGCATAGTGCAGTTCATCAACCAGCGCACGGCCTTGCCATTGCCGGCCGCTCTGCTGCCGGAGCTGCAcgagctgcatgcatgcggtggtaaGAAGATGGACTCATGCTTGCCTATTCTAGGCGTGCCTGCTAGGCCGTACATGGACGTGCTTGGTTATGGGATGGCCATGAAAG TCAGGCAGAACAAGACCAACAAGAGATTCTCCATATTATAA